The Pygocentrus nattereri isolate fPygNat1 chromosome 17, fPygNat1.pri, whole genome shotgun sequence genome window below encodes:
- the psenen gene encoding gamma-secretase subunit PEN-2 codes for MNLERIPNEEKLSLCRKYYLGGFAFLPFLWLVNVVWFFKEAFVKPAYTEQPQIKTYVKRSALGLLLWVAVLTTWISIFQHFRAQWGEVADYISFTIPLGTP; via the exons ATGAATTTGGAGCGTATTCCCAATGAGGAGAAGCTAAGTCTGTGCAGGAAATATTATCTAG GTGGTTTTGCATTTCTCCCTTTCCTGTGGCTGGTTAATGTCgtgtggttcttcaaagaagCCTTTGTAAAACCTGCCTACACAGAACAACCACAGATCAAGACGT ATGTGAAGCGGTCAGCGCTGGGGCTGTTGCTGTGGGTAGCTGTGCTGACGACGTGGATCAGCATTTTCCAGCATTTCAGAGCGCAGTGGGGAGAAGTGGCTGACTATATTTCATTCACTATTCCACTTGGGACGCCATGA
- the hspb6 gene encoding heat shock protein beta-6: MDFDLPHTLPFGGIPWDRVLPPLLPHLNGTQKTASWTPVELLLPVTEHAGAAQVVCDHNGFAVQLDVKHFSPEELLVKVTGNYVVVEGKHEQKKNGSGLVTRQFNRRFRIPDGVDIMALQSAMSPEGMLMISAPLLQGEASGPLTHSSP, from the exons ATGGATTTTGATTTACCTCATACACTGCCCTTTGGTGGGATCCCTTGGGACCGTGTACTGCCCCCCTTGCTGCCTCACCTGAACGGGACCCAAAAAACTGCCTCATGGACTCCTGTTGAACTGCTGCTTCCAGTTACTGAGCATGCTGGTGCCGCACAG GTTGTTTGTGACCACAATGGATTTGCAGTGCAACTTGACGTAAAGCACTTCAGCCCTGAGGAACTCCTGGTCAAAGTCACAGGGAATTATGTTGTGGTGGAAGGAAAACATGAGCAGAAAAAG AATGGATCAGGGCTGGTGACCCGGCAGTTTAACCGACGCTTCCGCATCCCTGATGGAGTGGACATCATGGCCCTGCAGTCGGCAATGTCTCCGGAAGGAATGCTCATGATTTCTGCACCCCTGCTACAAGGCGAAGCCTCCGGACCACTCACACACTCTAGCCCATGA
- the proser3 gene encoding proline and serine-rich protein 3 isoform X1, translated as MQSSDAVFMRQNPFPPEPLLARSHYSPSRARKTSKQQKKLALSPVRFGELASSPEPPPQTTSLSLEDQHFLEGSHRVVICPVPSVKERLSFSESWPSTDLGSSRASAGASPCTEPQPPQYQHRATSEMQEPSVLAKYIERFRYGRPQSREERQRFMTGQPFWCTSSSPPQSFSSTPTQTPKERLRGPFDCGNDLVDSMHSPPEWSQPNASLSPTRGLLDLSVLALSESSRCEPGEPEILQLQQRASRLLQKSENSLSSGSSLIPISSEGLGCSDFSSPVTADEPVRRPIVPSLMDSNLLSTPSVSGRDPFAAPSALGTRGSCIRPEDDILFQWRLRRKMEQARQLPETSSHSTAFHQPLLSRLALQPHPASTDPQKAGFSFTPVPVETGPASTAAACPALQPALCVSSATICKLQPETSIPTHHNSITCSGSVLFPQPARERAILEPRASNSPQQAHLCVQGNSSESSVERCSEHHTASSQSPQPSENTGGEWHGRPYGENMLAKAKTRQGVVNGMKTGATSSRKKKSYRHEGGERGVEGKQHIAKPSSRRARGQDGVSCKAKESSSENKRHNVGQGSTRGVRSGDRAPPPSPIHNTLGQVVSEVLFPATDSSTQSRTPCSSDSAKYTPPAPSQSPVPAKPSMPQPSEVIGQLMQEAQDSDGLEFEDDPLLLVLRRQRTLVKEQLCEVDRMLEELHED; from the exons ATGCAATCCAG TGATGCTGTTTTCATGAGACAGAATCCCTTTCCTCCAGAGCCTCTCTTGGCTAGAAGCCACTACAGTCCATCTCGAGCAAGGAAGACTTCCAAACAGCAGAAAAAGCTG GCCCTGAGCCCTGTCAGGTTTGGTGAGCTAGCCAGTTCTCCAGAGCCCCCTCCACAAACTACATCTCTTAGCCTGGAGGACCAGCACTTCCTTGAAGGGTCGCACCGTGTTGTTATCTGTCCTGTTCCCTCTGTGAAAGAGCGTCTGAGCTTTTCTGAGTCCTGGCCCTCCACTGATCTGGGTTCTTCTCGCGCCAGCGCTGGGGCCTCACCCTGCACAGAGCCTCAGCCTCCACAGTATCAACACAGAGCGACAAGTGAAATGCAAGAGCCTTCAGTCCTGGCAAA GTACATTGAACGTTTCCGTTATGGAAGGCCACAAAGCCGTGAGGAAAGACAGAGGTTCATGACTGGGCAACCATTTTGGTGTACATCTTCTTCCCCTCCACAATCATTCAGCTCCACTCCCACCCAGACACCTAAGGAACGCTTGAGAG GGCCTTTTGACTGTGGAAATGACCTGGTGGACAGCATGCACAGTCCACCCGAATGGTCTCAGCCCAACGCTTCTCTGTCACCCACCAGAGGCCTGCTTGACCTAAGCGTACTT GCCTTGTCTGAGTCCTCCCGCTGTGAGCCAGGAGAGCCAGAGATACTGCAGCTCCAGCAGAGAGCCAGCAGGCTTCTGCAGAAGAG TGAGAACTCTCTCAGCAGTGGCTCTAGTCTTATACCCATCAGCTCTGAGGGCCTGGGCTGCTCTGATTTCTCCTCTCCTGTAACAGCTGATGAGCCAGTCCGAAGGCCCATAGTGCCCAGCTTAATGGACTCCAACT TGCTATCAACACCCAGCGTGTCTGGAAGAGACCCCTTTGCTGCTCCCTCTGCTCTGGGCACCAGGGGTTCATGCATTCGCCCTGAGGATGACATCCTGTTTCAGTGGCGCTTGAGGAGGAAGATGGAGCAGGCCAGGCAGTTGCCTGAGACATCCTCCCATAGTACAGCTTTTCATCAGCCTTTATTGAGCAGGCTAGCACTGCAG CCCCACCCTGCCTCTACTGATCCTCAAAAGGCTGGCTTTTCTTTCACACCTGTACCTGTAGAGACTGGCCCTGCAAGCACCGCTGCTGCATGTCCAGCTCTTCAGCCAGCACTTTGTGTCTCCAGCGCAACCATCTGTAAACTCCAGCCTGAGACCAGCATCCCAACTCATCATAATTCCATTACCTGCAGTGGCTCAGTTCTGTTTCCCCAGCCTGCCAGGGAAAGAGCCATTCTTGAGCCACGGGCCTCCAATAGCCCTCAACAAGCCCATCTGTGCGTACAGGGCAACTCCTCAGAGAGCTCAGTGGAGCGCTGCAGTGAGCATCACACTGCCTCCTCACAGTCACCACAGCCCTCTGAAAACACAGGAGGAGAATGGCATGGCCGCCCATATGGAGAGAACATGCTGGCTAAGGCCAAGACCAGGCAAGGGGTGGTAAATGGCATGAAAACAGGAGCAACGTCCAGCCGAAAGAAGAAATCCTACCG GCATGAGGGAGGTGAACGTGGTGTTGAGGGGAAGCAACACATTGCCAAACCCAGCAGTAGACGTGCCAGAGGTCAAGATGGGGTCAGCTGCAAGGCCAAAGAATCCAGCTCAGAAAATAAGCGGCACAATGTGGGTCAAGGCTCAACAAGAGGCGTTCGGTCAGGAGATCGCGCTCCGCCCCCTTCACCCATACACAACACTCTGGGACAG GTTGTGTCTGAGGTGCTGTTTCCAGCAACTGATTCATCAACCCAATCTAGAACCCCATGTTCCTCAGATTCTGCAAAATACACACCCCCTGCCCCTTCACAGTCCCCTGTGCCCGCTAAGCCAAGCATGCCACAGCCGTCTGAGGTAATAGGTCAGCTGATGcaagaagcacaag ACTCGGATGGGTTGGAATTTGAAGATGACCCCTTACTCTTAGTTCTTCGTCGGCAGAGAACGTTGGTGAAGGAGCAACTCtg tgaGGTTGACAGGATGTTGGAAGAACTCCATGAGGACTGA
- the proser3 gene encoding proline and serine-rich protein 3 isoform X2, with protein sequence MRQNPFPPEPLLARSHYSPSRARKTSKQQKKLALSPVRFGELASSPEPPPQTTSLSLEDQHFLEGSHRVVICPVPSVKERLSFSESWPSTDLGSSRASAGASPCTEPQPPQYQHRATSEMQEPSVLAKYIERFRYGRPQSREERQRFMTGQPFWCTSSSPPQSFSSTPTQTPKERLRGPFDCGNDLVDSMHSPPEWSQPNASLSPTRGLLDLSVLALSESSRCEPGEPEILQLQQRASRLLQKSENSLSSGSSLIPISSEGLGCSDFSSPVTADEPVRRPIVPSLMDSNLLSTPSVSGRDPFAAPSALGTRGSCIRPEDDILFQWRLRRKMEQARQLPETSSHSTAFHQPLLSRLALQPHPASTDPQKAGFSFTPVPVETGPASTAAACPALQPALCVSSATICKLQPETSIPTHHNSITCSGSVLFPQPARERAILEPRASNSPQQAHLCVQGNSSESSVERCSEHHTASSQSPQPSENTGGEWHGRPYGENMLAKAKTRQGVVNGMKTGATSSRKKKSYRHEGGERGVEGKQHIAKPSSRRARGQDGVSCKAKESSSENKRHNVGQGSTRGVRSGDRAPPPSPIHNTLGQVVSEVLFPATDSSTQSRTPCSSDSAKYTPPAPSQSPVPAKPSMPQPSEVIGQLMQEAQDSDGLEFEDDPLLLVLRRQRTLVKEQLCEVDRMLEELHED encoded by the exons ATGAGACAGAATCCCTTTCCTCCAGAGCCTCTCTTGGCTAGAAGCCACTACAGTCCATCTCGAGCAAGGAAGACTTCCAAACAGCAGAAAAAGCTG GCCCTGAGCCCTGTCAGGTTTGGTGAGCTAGCCAGTTCTCCAGAGCCCCCTCCACAAACTACATCTCTTAGCCTGGAGGACCAGCACTTCCTTGAAGGGTCGCACCGTGTTGTTATCTGTCCTGTTCCCTCTGTGAAAGAGCGTCTGAGCTTTTCTGAGTCCTGGCCCTCCACTGATCTGGGTTCTTCTCGCGCCAGCGCTGGGGCCTCACCCTGCACAGAGCCTCAGCCTCCACAGTATCAACACAGAGCGACAAGTGAAATGCAAGAGCCTTCAGTCCTGGCAAA GTACATTGAACGTTTCCGTTATGGAAGGCCACAAAGCCGTGAGGAAAGACAGAGGTTCATGACTGGGCAACCATTTTGGTGTACATCTTCTTCCCCTCCACAATCATTCAGCTCCACTCCCACCCAGACACCTAAGGAACGCTTGAGAG GGCCTTTTGACTGTGGAAATGACCTGGTGGACAGCATGCACAGTCCACCCGAATGGTCTCAGCCCAACGCTTCTCTGTCACCCACCAGAGGCCTGCTTGACCTAAGCGTACTT GCCTTGTCTGAGTCCTCCCGCTGTGAGCCAGGAGAGCCAGAGATACTGCAGCTCCAGCAGAGAGCCAGCAGGCTTCTGCAGAAGAG TGAGAACTCTCTCAGCAGTGGCTCTAGTCTTATACCCATCAGCTCTGAGGGCCTGGGCTGCTCTGATTTCTCCTCTCCTGTAACAGCTGATGAGCCAGTCCGAAGGCCCATAGTGCCCAGCTTAATGGACTCCAACT TGCTATCAACACCCAGCGTGTCTGGAAGAGACCCCTTTGCTGCTCCCTCTGCTCTGGGCACCAGGGGTTCATGCATTCGCCCTGAGGATGACATCCTGTTTCAGTGGCGCTTGAGGAGGAAGATGGAGCAGGCCAGGCAGTTGCCTGAGACATCCTCCCATAGTACAGCTTTTCATCAGCCTTTATTGAGCAGGCTAGCACTGCAG CCCCACCCTGCCTCTACTGATCCTCAAAAGGCTGGCTTTTCTTTCACACCTGTACCTGTAGAGACTGGCCCTGCAAGCACCGCTGCTGCATGTCCAGCTCTTCAGCCAGCACTTTGTGTCTCCAGCGCAACCATCTGTAAACTCCAGCCTGAGACCAGCATCCCAACTCATCATAATTCCATTACCTGCAGTGGCTCAGTTCTGTTTCCCCAGCCTGCCAGGGAAAGAGCCATTCTTGAGCCACGGGCCTCCAATAGCCCTCAACAAGCCCATCTGTGCGTACAGGGCAACTCCTCAGAGAGCTCAGTGGAGCGCTGCAGTGAGCATCACACTGCCTCCTCACAGTCACCACAGCCCTCTGAAAACACAGGAGGAGAATGGCATGGCCGCCCATATGGAGAGAACATGCTGGCTAAGGCCAAGACCAGGCAAGGGGTGGTAAATGGCATGAAAACAGGAGCAACGTCCAGCCGAAAGAAGAAATCCTACCG GCATGAGGGAGGTGAACGTGGTGTTGAGGGGAAGCAACACATTGCCAAACCCAGCAGTAGACGTGCCAGAGGTCAAGATGGGGTCAGCTGCAAGGCCAAAGAATCCAGCTCAGAAAATAAGCGGCACAATGTGGGTCAAGGCTCAACAAGAGGCGTTCGGTCAGGAGATCGCGCTCCGCCCCCTTCACCCATACACAACACTCTGGGACAG GTTGTGTCTGAGGTGCTGTTTCCAGCAACTGATTCATCAACCCAATCTAGAACCCCATGTTCCTCAGATTCTGCAAAATACACACCCCCTGCCCCTTCACAGTCCCCTGTGCCCGCTAAGCCAAGCATGCCACAGCCGTCTGAGGTAATAGGTCAGCTGATGcaagaagcacaag ACTCGGATGGGTTGGAATTTGAAGATGACCCCTTACTCTTAGTTCTTCGTCGGCAGAGAACGTTGGTGAAGGAGCAACTCtg tgaGGTTGACAGGATGTTGGAAGAACTCCATGAGGACTGA